The genomic stretch TGGCGAAGGTCATAAAACCGGACAGGGAATAAATACAGAATATCACTACCAATCGTTACAGCGATTTGCAGAAGAAAACTTTAACGTTCTTTCTTATCCATATCGATGGTCAGCTCAAGATTTAATTACAATCGATAAAATCCCTTATATTGGTAAATTAAAAGAAAAGAAAGAAAACATCTTTATTGCAACAGGGTTTAAAAAATGGGGAATGACACACGGAACAGTAGCAGCGCAACTTATTACAGACCTTATTATGCAACGAAAAAATCCGTATGAAGAAGTATATAAACCTTCTCGTTTTCATGCTGACCCAAGTATCCGCTACTTCTTACGTCAAAATTTAGATGTTGCTGATCACTTTATTCGTGGAAAGCTTGATTTACCAAAAAAATCAGTCGAACAGCTAGAAAAAGGAGAAGGAAATATCATTTATGTAAACAGTAAACGAGCAGGTGCCTACAAAGATGAAAGTGGAAAAATTCATTGTGTTGATACTACTTGTACACATTTAGGTTGCGAAGTAAACTGGAATGCTGGAGATAGCACATGGGATTGTCCATGTCATGGATCTCGCTTTTCTTATGATGGTACAGTCATAGAGGGTCCAGCTAAAACGCACCTAAAAGCCATTAATCTAAATGACGAAGAAGAAAGCACACAGTAACGTGTGCTTTCTTTATGCTTCTTTCCGAAAGAATCGATTATAGACTAAAATCATTGCATACATCATTAAAAAGGAAGAAGTAAAAAAGACAAGCTTGCCCCAAACTGGAATATGGTTAAAATAGCTTGTTTCGTAAAATAAAACAAAAAAGCTAAACGGCAATAAAAATAATAGCCAAATAAAATCTCTATCTTTCAAGACCTTTAGAAAGAATAAAATTCCTCCAATATAGACAAACGTTAAAAACATTGTAATTCACCAAATTCTCTTTCGTACTTTCTTCCATTATATAAGATAGTTAAAAGAAAGCCTAGGTATATTCAATTTAAATATAAAATACCAATCTTTCCGCCTAGTTTTTATCCGTTTATTTACTTCCTTTAAGCTTATCTAGGTGAGCAAAGAATGATGGGTATGATACCGATACTGCTTCGCGGTTTTTAATGATTGTTTCACCTTCTGCGATACAAGAAGCAACTGCTAGCATCATGCCAATACGGTGATCTCCATGACTATCTACGCTTGCACCATGCAATGGCGTTCCTCCATGAATAATCATTCCATCTTCCGTTGCCTCAATATTAGCACCCATTTTATTTAGCTCATTAACGACCGTGTCAATTCGATTTGTTTCTTTCACTTTTAATTCAGCTGCATCTTTAATAACTGTTGTTCCTTGAGCCTGAGTTGCAGCTAGTGCGATAATTGGAATTTCATCAATTAAACGAGGAATAAGGTCCCCTCCTACTTCAGTGCCTTTTAAAGGTGCTGACTTTACAACTAAATTCGCAAAAGGTTCTGCTACATCTGTATTTAGATCCTTTTCTTCAATAGACGCACCCATATTAAGTAATACATCTAAAATTCCTGTTCGAGTTGGATTCATACCAACCTTTTTTAATTCAATTTGACTGTTTGAAATAATGGACCCTGCCACTAAGAAGAACGCAGCTGAGGAGATGTCGCCAGGTACTTCAATATGCGTACCTGTTAACGTTTGACCGCCTTCAATTGAAACAGATAAGCCTTCTTCTTTCACTTGAACACCAAAAGCTTCTAGCATACGCTCCGTATGGTCTCTTGACTTCTCTGGCTCAATAACAGTTGTAACACCTTCCGCTTGCAGGCCAGCTAATAAAATTGCTGATTTTACCTGTGCACTAGCTACTGGGGATTTATATGTAATTCCTTTTACATTTCCCCCTCTTAGAGCAAGAGGAGTAAAATTGCCTTCTTCACGTCCATCTAATTGAATTCCCATGCTACGTAAAGGATCTGTCACTCGCTTCATTGGGCGCTTTGCGATAGACTCATCTCCTATCAGCGTATGATGGTGTGCTGTATTTGATAAAATCCCCATTATTAAACGAATCGTTGTTCCTGAATTTCCAACATCTAATACTTCAGTGGGCTCTTGTAATCCTTTAATGCCACGACCTTTTACAATAACTGTTTCTTCATTTACAACTTCAATTTCGACGCCTAATTTACGGAAGCAAGAGATGGTACTAAGGCAATCATCACCCGGCAGGAACCCAGAGATGGTTGTTGTTCCTTCTGCAATTGATCCAAACATTACAG from Bacillus sp. 1780r2a1 encodes the following:
- the aroA gene encoding 3-phosphoshikimate 1-carboxyvinyltransferase; protein product: MKLQGLNGTIQVPGDKSISHRSVMFGSIAEGTTTISGFLPGDDCLSTISCFRKLGVEIEVVNEETVIVKGRGIKGLQEPTEVLDVGNSGTTIRLIMGILSNTAHHHTLIGDESIAKRPMKRVTDPLRSMGIQLDGREEGNFTPLALRGGNVKGITYKSPVASAQVKSAILLAGLQAEGVTTVIEPEKSRDHTERMLEAFGVQVKEEGLSVSIEGGQTLTGTHIEVPGDISSAAFFLVAGSIISNSQIELKKVGMNPTRTGILDVLLNMGASIEEKDLNTDVAEPFANLVVKSAPLKGTEVGGDLIPRLIDEIPIIALAATQAQGTTVIKDAAELKVKETNRIDTVVNELNKMGANIEATEDGMIIHGGTPLHGASVDSHGDHRIGMMLAVASCIAEGETIIKNREAVSVSYPSFFAHLDKLKGSK